AATGTCAAAGGTAGAAACCGCAATATCAGTGAGGGCGAGGAAATGACACGAACACTATCCGAGCTTTCGACTTCGAGCATGAGGCGACGCTGGTCCGAGGTGTCCTGATTTACTTGAATACAGAGAAAAGGGCTGTCTCGAAATTGAAGACAGCCCTATTTTATCCTTATGCTAAACTCAGAATGACTCGACAAGGTTCCCGTTTTCATCCCACTCTTGGAAGGTTCCTTCAATAACATCGTTATTGTGATTATTTGAAACCTGCTTCAGCCTGCCGTTTTTATGATAGGTTTTGATCCAACCTTCTTGATAGCCTTCTTTATATTGCGCTTCCCAAGCAGGAAAACCATTGTCATGTTCAATAAATACAATGGGGCTGTCTCAAAAGGATAGCCCCTTTGAATCCAAATCACCACTCTAAAAGTAGTCAATCTTCTGAATGTTTCTCAATGATGGTGTTTTGTTCTTTTAGAAACTCCTCTCTCTCTTTCGGGGTCATCAGCTGTAATTTAAGAGACATTATTTCTTTTTGTATTTCTTTTAATTCTTCAAGTTCGGCTTTATTGTTCTGAATGTACTTTTCAATTTCTTTTTTAGTAGGGAATGACACAGACCCATGCTTTTTTAGCAATACATCTCTCCTTTCTTGCAGTTGATGTAAGTTCTTATTTTTATCCATTTATCATTGTTCTATTAAGACTATTTCCTTTACATACTTCATAAAATTGTCAGGATCTGCCAAATCAATTGTATATCCTATTTTCTTTACGAGACAAGTAGTTTTTGATTTAAATAAGACTTCTTTTTCAGATGGGAGAGAGGATAATTTTTCGATTAATCTACCATTTTTCCCTTCAATTCTAATAAGAACAGTATACTTTCGAAAAAACATTGCTTCACTTATCGCTTGCTCAGAATATGTAGAAGAGGTGAAATGCTTGTTTTCTATATTTTGGCCTACTTTATAATAGCTATCAATTTCCATATCCGTCAGATCTTCAATCCTATATAAAAGGTCGTCTGACTTAAATTTTGGAAGTTTATCTAAAGCCTTGTTCATCAGCTTTTCCTGTGCAATGAATTTTTCAGATACTGATATTTGTTTTCTCAATGCCGAATTTAAATCTTTATAGCCCACTTTTGTAGTATAGTATTTCAACACTGATTCCTCGCCAAGAGTGAGTATAGACGAGTACGTTCTTGAAATGCCGATTTTTAATGCATCATAAATTTCCTTAAATTCTTTATCCTTTAGTAGGGTAGATAGCGCCTTAAATTCATATGTTTCTTCAAGAGCATCAGTTAGAGCTTTACCATCAAATTTTAAAAAGCTCTTCAGTTCTTGCATCACTTCAAATTTAGTTCCGCTGATAATTACCTCCGTTCCATATAATGCCCCAATCAATTTCTCTCCTTTTGTTCCAGACGAAACTCCTTCTACAAATATAACCCCTGCCTTCCACAATTTGTCGGCGCGCGTAAGGAATTCCGCGCTATGGAACAACTCGGTAGGCTCTACGAAACGAAGCGTGTTTTTGACAAAGCCTGAAATTTCGATTTCAAGCACCAGCCGGGCGATACTGGCCCTCAGGAAGTTCTTCGTACTTTCCACCGTCGCCCTTCCCAGCAGTCGCGTTCCAGCCGTAAGCAGCGAACCTGCCAGCGGCAATGCGTTTGCGCCGGCGATGGCCAGCGTTACTTTGTTGTAACCCTCAAGGAAGGCGCGCCCTTCATCGCTCTGCATTAGTTGGTCCTCGGCAAGCGCCACGCCAATGTCAAAGGTAGAAACCGCAATATCAGTGAGTGCGAGGGCTGTAACCAGTGCAGGTGTGGCCGTACCCAACGAGGCGATGCTCAGCACAATCGATAATACGTTGACACCGATCCGAACGTTGGTCATGATGTCTTTCCATTCCGCTTCGTCCGAAAGGGTTTTCACGTAAATGGCAGGCACTTTATACGTAATGGGCTCCTTTCCAGAAGCATCCGTAAGGAATACAGGCGTAAGGGGATGGAAGTAGGCGCCGTCATCAACCGGTTCAAACGGGCGTTCCTTTATCTCCATGGGTTGGCCAATGCCCGTCGGGATATACTTTGTACGTTCCGAAGCACTTCGTTTAAATTGCCGTAGGAAGATAGCGTCCTTTTTGGCGTCAGATGAACTTAATACATTACTATCCAACTCGTATTCCGTACCAATGAAAAAGGTATAGATGGGCCTGTTGTCAAATTCAAAACGTTGGTTCGCACACAACATCCAAAGTAATGACGCGAATACCATTCGGTTTTTTGTAACCGTTCCTTCAAAAACTGATGTGCCATCTAAGTTCTCATATAGTTGCTTCACCAAAACCGGGTTGCTATAGAACGCCTGATAAAGGAATTTTCCGTTGCCGATGACACGTAGAATACTAAGCACCGCATTGCTACTATCAATGAACCACGACGACTCGTCGTATTTTTTCAGCGAGATAAGATGACCAAATGCCGTTCTTGAGGAGAGTTTGTTTCGAAGACCCTCATAAGCAAATTCGGGTATGTTGCGATATAGGAACTCAAGTGACGACACATTAGTTTCAAGCTGTAGCTTTTCAACAAAACGCGCGGTGATTCGGTCTTTTAGTTGCGCCGCGAGTTTTTCCCCCGCTACATGTTGAACGAGGTAGGCGAAATCAAGCATATTTTCCGCTCGCAATTCAACGGCAAGATAAGCGTCATTAACCTGAAAGTCGTCCGGATTATCAGTAGTAGAAAGAACAGGTTTACGATATTGTTTTGTCTTATCGTAAAAAGCAAGTAGGCTGGCATACATTACCTCCTTTGACGCATCAATGAAGACGGTAAAACCCAACGGATCTTCCAAAAAGTCAACCCGTTTGTTAAGTCTGGCACCCAGGCGGACTCCCACATTCTCTTTCCGCACAGCGTCGTACAAAGCTACAGTAGCAGAGAAGAAATCGCGCGGAGGTCCCATCACCACCGGTCGTCCGGCAAAACCAGCCTGACCTGACATGAATTGCTGGCGATCATAGATTTGCGACGAATCTTTCTGAACCTCTCTAAAAAAAGCAATCAATTCCGTAAATCGAACGCCTTCGCCCCGACTGGTGGGCTGGTAAAAATCGACGGTATACGGCCCCGTATCCGGCCTAGGCCCTTCGAACGCCGTACCACTTCGCATTTGCTGCCATACTCCCCTTGAAACCGCATTGAAATCATCCGCCATAACCCACCTCCAATCCATTCTTAGGGTATAACTCCACCGTATGCACATGTTCAAAATACGACGCAGCGCCGGCCGCATCGGTAATCGTCAGGTCGATATGATAGTTTTCGGCCTGTGTCCAGATGTGGGTTTTTACGATCGGGTAATCGCATACCACCAGCACATCCCAGTCTTTGCCGGCCAGTTCGTCCCAACGCGATTGCGGCGTCCGGGCCCGGCTGCCATACAGGTACATCGAGCGGATTGGATTAAAAACAAAAAAACCGTAATGTAATGGCATTGCGGGTTTTCCGTGTTTCTTTTAAGAGGCACGGACGGGACGTCCGTGCCATCGGGGTTACTTCAAGGGCCAACGACCAGCTTCATATTCTGCAAGATAGTAAGCTTCGGATCTATTGGTCCCAAATTCGATGATGTTACCGGTATTCTTTTCCACCAGAAAAGGCGCATTTCCGGCGATACCATAAATGTCCTCTTGAGTTTCAAGGTATTTTTTACTTGTGTAAAAAAACACCGTTCCGTGTTGTGTTCGAATGAGCAAATCTGTTAGGATAACAAGTTCGAGGCCAACCCCCTCTTCGAACTGTTTTATAAAATCGTTGGCGATTTTAAGCATTTGTACTTCTGAAAGGGCCATTTTTAGTGTGTTTTTAAGTATTTAAAAGAATTGAATTCGGCGAGTAAATTCATTCTTGTGTGTTAGTCTCCACGTATAAAAGGGGAACATACTATTCGTCGTCATTGTCGTACCGCTGGCGGATATTACTTCAAAGGCCAGCGTCCAGCCTCGTACTCCTGAAGATAGTAGTCCTCTGATTTTGCGGTTCCCAGTACGACTATTCGTCCCGTTTTATTTTCTACCAGAAACGGAGCATTTCCAGCGAGTGCGTACTTAGAATCCCCCGTGTCAAGATGTTTTTTGGTCGTGAAAAAATAGACATTACCATAGGGCTTCCGTACGATTGATTTTTCTGGAATGACGACCTCTATAGTGGTTTTTTCGATTAGTCCTGAAGCGTAGTTTTCAGCAATCTGCAGCATTCTTTGTTCAGATAACATGGCCTTAATTTGTTTTCAAACATTGAGTGAAATATACTTTCGATGAAGCGAACTCGCAATCCGAGCCGTGCACTAACGTCGCATTTCCCTATAATGTAAAAGTAGAAAACCGCAGGTTATGGTTTGGATTTCATTGGTTGTGGAACTTTTTGTTTAGCCGTTTTGCACGGATTGTAAATCCTCACTATCCGCGGCCTCTTTGCATTCAGCGCTCCCAACCCGAAACTTACTGCAGCTCTTCCGGAACCCTATAAAGCCCACTTTTTGTGATGATTTTAAAAGTTTATGCGTTTTCCGGTCTACCGTTACAGTCGCTCCCGTGCCTCGTATTGGCGGGTTGAAACGAAAGTGGACGCGGTATTCAAACTCTATTGCTGGATCAATATCCAATAATAAGTCGCTTATTTCTCTATTAACTTTAACCTCATTATAGTCAGCCAGCAGCTTTAAGCTTTTGAGGGATTTCGTAGCTTTTTCTATTATCTCTCTATCTGTCATAATCTGTAACTTTTGAAGTTTTTTATTTGATCTCCGCATAGAAAACGCGAATATGAAGGTTAGAGTACCTCAAAGGATTGTGGGCCCAAAATGCTGAGTAGCCTCCTCGTTTTGTAATCAACATTTACAAAATATAGACTATATCCAAACGGATCATCTTTGTTATTTTCGACTTGATAGGTTACAATATAAACATCGCGTTTAGTACCGTCGATTTGTGGTGCATCTCTTCTATGACCTGCAAATGTTACGGAGTTTTCCATATAGTGGATGTTGTTATCATCTAAGTATTTTCGAACTTTTTCTACTAGCTTGTCCATGTGTTAGATTTTTGAAAGGTCAACGCCTCTTTTTTCAACCATGAATGTTATTGAATCGAAATAAATATAACTGTGCCACAATTCACCCGATGGCGCGGATTTGCAATCCGTGCGTGCTCAAATAATCCAAGTATTTAGAATTCCGCAAATTGAGGACACAGCACTTTTTCACAGAAGTATTGCTCTTCATACCACGGGCACGGATTGCAAATCCGCGCCATCGGGGCTGCTTAGAGTCGCAAGTAGATTCCTTATTATAGGGCCTAGGTTTTGGTAAGAGCTAATCTTCAATATCAATGTAC
This genomic interval from Flavobacterium sp. HJ-32-4 contains the following:
- a CDS encoding YrhB domain-containing protein, encoding MALSEVQMLKIANDFIKQFEEGVGLELVILTDLLIRTQHGTVFFYTSKKYLETQEDIYGIAGNAPFLVEKNTGNIIEFGTNRSEAYYLAEYEAGRWPLK
- a CDS encoding YrhB domain-containing protein, encoding MLSEQRMLQIAENYASGLIEKTTIEVVIPEKSIVRKPYGNVYFFTTKKHLDTGDSKYALAGNAPFLVENKTGRIVVLGTAKSEDYYLQEYEAGRWPLK
- a CDS encoding ADP-ribosyltransferase, whose protein sequence is MDWRWVMADDFNAVSRGVWQQMRSGTAFEGPRPDTGPYTVDFYQPTSRGEGVRFTELIAFFREVQKDSSQIYDRQQFMSGQAGFAGRPVVMGPPRDFFSATVALYDAVRKENVGVRLGARLNKRVDFLEDPLGFTVFIDASKEVMYASLLAFYDKTKQYRKPVLSTTDNPDDFQVNDAYLAVELRAENMLDFAYLVQHVAGEKLAAQLKDRITARFVEKLQLETNVSSLEFLYRNIPEFAYEGLRNKLSSRTAFGHLISLKKYDESSWFIDSSNAVLSILRVIGNGKFLYQAFYSNPVLVKQLYENLDGTSVFEGTVTKNRMVFASLLWMLCANQRFEFDNRPIYTFFIGTEYELDSNVLSSSDAKKDAIFLRQFKRSASERTKYIPTGIGQPMEIKERPFEPVDDGAYFHPLTPVFLTDASGKEPITYKVPAIYVKTLSDEAEWKDIMTNVRIGVNVLSIVLSIASLGTATPALVTALALTDIAVSTFDIGVALAEDQLMQSDEGRAFLEGYNKVTLAIAGANALPLAGSLLTAGTRLLGRATVESTKNFLRASIARLVLEIEISGFVKNTLRFVEPTELFHSAEFLTRADKLWKAGVIFVEGVSSGTKGEKLIGALYGTEVIISGTKFEVMQELKSFLKFDGKALTDALEETYEFKALSTLLKDKEFKEIYDALKIGISRTYSSILTLGEESVLKYYTTKVGYKDLNSALRKQISVSEKFIAQEKLMNKALDKLPKFKSDDLLYRIEDLTDMEIDSYYKVGQNIENKHFTSSTYSEQAISEAMFFRKYTVLIRIEGKNGRLIEKLSSLPSEKEVLFKSKTTCLVKKIGYTIDLADPDNFMKYVKEIVLIEQ
- a CDS encoding nucleotidyltransferase domain-containing protein; amino-acid sequence: MPLHYGFFVFNPIRSMYLYGSRARTPQSRWDELAGKDWDVLVVCDYPIVKTHIWTQAENYHIDLTITDAAGAASYFEHVHTVELYPKNGLEVGYGG